CAATGATCCCCACCACCACCGGGGCAGCCAAAGCCGTGACTCTGGTTATACCCGAACTCAAAGGCAAGTTAGACGGTATGGCCATCAGGGTGCCTACCCCTAATGTCTCGGTAGTTGATCTTACGGCGGAGTTAGGGAGGGATGTGACGGTAGAGGAAGTAAACGCTGCCTTTATAGAAGCAGAGGCCGGGCCCCTGGGTCGTTACTTAGAGTATACTGATCAACCCCTGGTTTCCTGCGACTTTAATAAAAATCCGAAATCGGCTGTAGTTGATGGACTTTTAACCTCAGTCATCGAAGGCAATCTAATTAAGGTCCTGGCCTGGTATGACAATGAGTGGGGTTACTCCAATCGAGTGGTGGACCTAATCGAATACATAAGAGATTGCGAATTGTAGAGGGCGGATGGCGGAATGAAAAATCCAGGAAAAAATTAATTCCTGGCAATCGGTGGAATCTGTGTTCATTTTTGGGTGCGGCTTAAATAAATACGAAGACGTAAGATTTTACCCCAAAATGATCGATGGTGAACCGTCCCAAAAATCCGAAATCCGAAATAAGGAGGGAAACGGTGTTTAATAAGCTGACAGTAGAAGATATTGATCTGGCGGGGAAAAAGGTTCTGATGAGGGTAGATTTTAATGTCCCACTCCAGCAAGGTCAGGTAGTGGATGATTACAAAATCAAGGCTGCCCTGCCCACGATAAATTATTGTCTTCAGCAAGGGGCGAGTCTTATCCTTATGTCGCATCTTGGCAGGCCAAAGGGGAGGGAGTGTGACAAATACAGTCTGATGCCGGCCGCCAAGCGATTGGGAGAACTGCTTAATCAAGAAGTACTTATGATTAGTGACTGTGTGGGAGAAGAGGCCAGACGCGAATTGGAGGAAATGGCGCCCGGAGGTGTGGCTTTATTGGAGAACCTGAGATTCTATGAGGAAGAAGAGAAGAATGATCCGGCTTTCTCGCAAGAGTTGGCTGCCCTGGCTGATCTCTATGTCAACGATGCCTTTGGCACGGCTCATCGCGCCCATGCCTCGACGGTTGGGGTGACCAAATATTTTGCCCAGGCGGCCGCCGGCTTCCTGATGAAAAGTGAGTTTGAGCATATGGAAACGGTCAGAACCGACCCTGAAAGGCCCCTGGTGGCTATTATTGGGGGAGCCAAAATCTCAACCAAACTGAAGGAGATTAAAATCCTCCTGACCAAGGTTGATACGCTGCTTTTAGGTGGAGGGATGAGTTTCACCTTTTTAAAGGCCCAAGGGATGCCGGTAGGTAATTCCCTGGTGGAGGAAGACATGATCGAAGAAGCCGGGCTTATTCTGGAACAGGCCAAAGAGAGGGGGGTTCCTCTGGTGTTTCCCTTTGATTCTGTTATTGTTAGAAGTATCGATTCCCCGGCTGAACGGCGAATTGTGCCTGAGGATGGAATCCTTGAGGGCTGGATAGGGGTGGATATTGGTCCGGTCACTATAACCGAATTTGGACAAGTAATCCAGGAGGCCAGAACCATTATCTGGAATGGCCCGGTCGGGATTTTTGAGGTGCCTGAATTTGCCCGGGGAACCGAAGAGATAGCCAGACTGGTAGCCAATTGTTCAGCCAAGAGTATCGTAGGTGGCGGAGAGTCTGCCGCGGCTATTATTAAACTGGGTCTCCAGGATAAGATCAGCCATATCTCTACTGGAGGCGGGGCTTCGCTGGAATTTTTAGAAGGAAAGGAATTGCCGGGCATTACTGCTTTGACGGATAAGTAGTTAGTAGACAGGAGGCATTTAACCTGATCCTGGCCAAGGTCAGGGAGGGTAACTATTCGTTGCTATTTTCTCCAGTGCACAGAGAGGAGGTTGCCGCCATACAATGCGAAGACCTATTATGGCCGCTAATTGGAAGATGAACAAGATCAGGCCTGAGGCCGTGGAATTGGCGGAGGGCTTGGTGAAACAGCTTAAGGATGTCTCAGAGGTGGAGATAGTTCTGTGCCCTCCCTTTACTGCCCTCGGTGAAGTAGCTGACGTTATTGAGGGAAGCCGCCTGGCCCTGGGGGCACAGAATATGTATTATCAACCTGCCGGGGCTTATACCGGCGAGGTGTCCGGAGCGATGTTGGTTGATCTGGGATGTCAATATGTTATTATTGGCCATTCGGAGAGGAGAGAATATTTCCATGAGGATAACGAGCTCATTAATTTAAAGGTGAAAGCCGCCTTGGGGTGCGGCCTTTCTCCCATCCTTTGTGTGGGCGAAAGATTGTTTGAACGCCAAGCCGGAAAAGCCGAAGAGGTGGTTTATGAACACCTTACCGCCGGGCTGAAAGGCATTACCCGCCAAGAGATGCTTAAGGTAGTTATCGCCTACGAGCCGGTCTGGGCGATTGGAACAGGCCAGACGGCCACTCCCAAAGACGCTGAGACGATGCATCTCTTTATTCGAAAGACGTTGACTCAGATGTATGATCAGAAGTTAGCTCAAGCGGTCCGTATTCAGTACGGCGGTAGTGTCAAACCGGAGAACATCGAGGCCTTGATGGCTGAGCCGGATATAGATGGCGCCCTGGTTGGTGGCGCCAGTTTAGAGATAGATTCCTTTAGCCGGATTGTTAGATTCAATGTCCTTGCCTAACAGACCGTTGAGCAGATTCTCGACGCTCATCCCCGGTTGATCCGCCAAATGATTCAGGCAGCGCTGGCGTTTGCTGCCGAGGCTTTGCGATCCGACGGCGCTATTCGCATTCGCCGATGGAGAAGTTCATAATTTGATCGACATTCACGCGCACATCCTCCCTGGCCTTGATGATGGGGTAAGATCCATTGATGAGGCCGTAGAGATAATTAAACAGGCAGAAAGGGGTGGCATAAAAATTATCGTGGCCACCCCTCATCTTATCTGGGGCACAGCTTATGCCCCTAGCCGGGAGACAATAGAAAAAGGGATGAAAGAACTCCAAAGCAGATTATCCCCTGCTTGCAGGCATGTTACTTTCCTGTCCGGAGCCGAACTCTATCTGGACGGCACTCAGGATATCAACCGAATTTTAAAGGAAGACCCGATTACCCTCAATAATCAAAACTACCTTTTGATTGAATTTCCCCTCCACCAGGTTCCCCCTAATACCAGGGAGATTGTAACCGCTTTTCTCAACGAAGGTATTATCCCCATTATTGCCCATCCCGAAAGAAATAAGGATATTCTGGACAAGCCTAATCTGCTCTTTGAATTGATCGAACAAGGGGCTGTTTCTCAATTAGATGGCGGCAGCCTCCTGGGCCACCATGGACGCCGGGCTAAAAAATGGGCGGAGATATTTCTGGTTCATCATCTGGTGCAGGTTATTGCTTCTGACGTCCATTTCTTCCTGCCCGGAGATGTGCCTTATCTTTATCTGGCCTATGAACGAGCGGTTGATCTTATCGGTGAAAGGGCGGCCAAAATCAAGGTTATTACCAACCCCAAGCGGATTATCGAGGGAAAAGAGATCCGCCATCTCCCACCGCCCATCCCTTATGAGGAAGAAGACATATCCGGGATCTGATGAGAAAATAATTGTTGACAGGATTACTCGGCTAAGTTAAACTAAAGGAGAGAGGTAACTATTCAGGTAGATAGGCTGAAGGCGTTTAGGCTGAAGGTGGAAGGCTTTTAGGGACAGCCTTCAGTCTTCAGTCTTCAGCCTATCTACCTGAGTAACTACAGAGAGGTAATCAGTAATATGAACAAAAAGGCGGTAGCTTTATTATCCGGCGGACTTGACTCAACCTTAGCGGTCAAGGTTTTATTAGATCAGGGGATAGAAGTTACCGCTTTAAACTTCCTCAGTCCTTTTTGTCGATGCAATAGTAAAACCGGCTGCCGGCTTGAATCAAGGAAGGTGGCGGAGAAACTTGGCATAGAGCTAAAAGTAACCGGACTGGGCAAAGATTACCTGGAAATAGTCAAAAGCCCTCCGCACGGCTATGGCAAGAACATGAACCCGTGTATTGACTGCCGGATTCTGATGCTTAAGAAGGCCAAAGAATATATGGAAGAAAGCGGGGCTTCTTTCCTTATTACGGGTGAGGTGCTGGGGCAGCGACCTATGTCGCAACATAAACAGGCCATGCGCCTCATTGAGCGGGAAGCAGGGATAGAAGGACTTATCCTGCGGCCATTATCAGCCAAACTTCTTGAGCCTACGACGATGGAAAAGCTGGGCCTGATTGACCGACAGAAGCTATTGGACATTAGCGGCCGATCACGAAAGCCACAGATGCAGCTTGCCATAGATTACGGCCTCAAGGACTACCCCTGTCCGGCAGGCGGCTGCCTGCTAACTGATCCTGGCTTTGCTAAAAGGCTTAAGGATCACCTGAAATATTCGGATGAACTTTCCTTTAATGATGTTGAACTGCTCAAAATAGGCCGCCACTTCAGACCTTCAAACTCAACCAAGATTATTGTGGGTCGAAATAAGGAAGAGAATGATCGACTATTGCAACTGGTCAGGGGAGAAGATGTAATCTTTAAAGTAGCGGATTATGTCGGTCCATTGGTGATTAGCCGGGGCAGGGTCAATGGAGAAATAATTCCGCTGGCGGCTGGAATAACAGTCCGCTACAGTGATGCCCCGGCCGAGATACCGATAACGGTTTCTTATCAGAGGGGTGAAGAGAAATACTCCATAGAAGAGACGGCCATAGAGGATAGTCAGTTGGAAGTCTTGAGGATATAACATCAACTGATTAGATGGGAGGATAATCCTTTAATCTTTGTGTCTTAGTGTCTTTGTGGCTAAATACTTACATCTACGAAACCAATCTGTGAAATCTGTGGTTTCGTTAGGCCCATGAACGGTTACCATATATCTAACCAACGATAATGTCATCTAATGGTCGTTTTGGCACGTGGTGAATACCTTCACTGTCGCGCCAATACTTAATGTCTCCAGTAGGGCCGGCTGTCTCGATTACTACTTCCTCCCTGGGCCGGCCAAGAGCCAGGACAAGAAGTATCTCATAACTGGATGGTATCTCTAAGGTCTTCCGAAGCTCCTGCCTTTGGATTGAACCGATCATACAGCCCCCTAACCCCTTCTCTGTCGCACCCAGGAGAATATTTTGAGCGGCTATTCCATAGTCACAGCTGAAAGACTGACTTATCTCTGTGTCCCCAAGAATGATGATGTAAGCCGATGGTTTTTCTCCATCACACGGACCGGGCCAGTCTTTGAGATAACCGGCCCAGGCCAGGTGGGGAAATATCAAGGCATTTTTTTGAGGATCACAAGAAAGGATATATTTTAGCGGCTGTTTATTGGCCGATGAGGCAGAAAGTCTGGCCAGGTCAACAAGCTCTCTTAGCGTCTCAGGTTCTACGGCCTCCTCCTGATAGAATCGCCGATAGCTCCTATTCTTTAGGATTAAATCCCTTATCATTTCAACCTCCTTATCCCGTCTAATCATATCAGCCGGCTCATCTTTTATTGGTTTTCACATAAGTTTGTGACCGGGTTGAGGATAAAGGGATTATCTCTCCGCTCTCTCCCAATGGTTGAAGACCCACCATGTCCTGGATAGATTACGGTTTCGTCCGGAAAGATAAGAAGGCGATTTTTTATGCTGGAGATGAGTGTTTGGTAAGAACCACCAGGCAGGTCTGTTCGGCCAATTCCAGAGGCAAAGAGGGTATCACCCGTGAAGAGAGATTGATTTACCTTCAGAGTTATCCCCCCTTCAGTATGTCCTGGCGTGTAAATAACCTCTATCTTCAGCTCGCCTAACCAGATAATATCTCCATCTTCCAGTATTCTGTCCGCTGGAGGCGAGACGATTTCCCAGCCAAAGGTAGAGGAAAGATTGAGATAAGGCTCATTCAGCTTAGGGGCATCGGCTCGATGGATAAGGATTTTAGCTCCCGTGGCAGAAGCCACAGCAGAATTGGCCCCAATATGATCACCATGTCCATGGGTGTTAATGATGTAAACCAATTTAGCCTTTGAGTCTTGTTGGGCTTTCAGGATTCTGTCTGCATCATCTCCTGGATCGATCACTACCGCCTGTCCGGTAGCCCTGTCTGCCAGGAGATAGCAGTTAGTCTCCAGGTCACCTACGGTTAAGATCTTAAGTTCCATAACGATTGTTTTACGAAGGGTAATACCCTCTGAAATTTGACGTTAGTAGCAGGCTGGCTTGAACTTCCATAAACAATTTAATATAACATAATTCAGGAGCTAATGTCAAGCAGAAAATTAAATTTTCGCAATACCGCCAAAGCCACCCTGGCAACTTGGCAGAGTAATTTCTGAGCGACTTTTGCGGTATTGTCAAAAAAGTATTGACACGATAAAATAGAAGGTGTAAAATGACAGCCAGCGTTCAGCCATCAGCCTTAAAAGCCTTCCGCCTTCAGTCTATTCACCTAAGAAGACATACATACCTTGGAGTGGTTAAAAGTAGGGGGAAGGCAAGCCAAATTTACATACCTACCTAAAAATATAAGAAATTAAGAAAAGCTTAGGCAAAAACTTTTGAGAGTACGAAGATGCGTGAGGGGAGGAATGACGGAATTTATTCTGCCTGAAGAGATAAAATAGGTGCCTGTAGAAGAGGCTAAGCTCTATGAGCTTATTATTATTGGAGCTGGTCCGGCAGGGATGACGGCGGCGGTAGGAGGCGTCTTTATTGAGATTGGACTTATGCCTAACACTGAATTTGTCGGGGATGTGGTTGAGCTTAATCATGACCGGGAGATAGTGGTAGATTGCGGCTGCAGGACAAGTGTTCCCGGAATATTTGCGGCAGGTGATGTCACCACTGTGCCGGAAAAACAGATTATTGTAGCAGCCGGGGAAGGAGCCAAGGCGATTCTTGGCGCCTATCGCTATCTGCTGAAGAAAACAGAGGACAGATGACAGAGGACAGAAGACAGAGGACAGACGAACAAAAGATTAGTGCCGAGACACATTTTACCGGAATACCGATAAGCGGGGGTATAGTCGTGGCCAGGGTGTGCCTTTTTAATGAAAGGCGGCACAGCAAGTTGCCTCTTTATAAAGTAACCGGCAAGGGACAGAATCGGGAGAAGGCCCGGCTCAAACGGGCTGTTAAAATCGCAGCCGATAGGCTCGAAGCTTTAAAGAAAGATGTGGCCGAGCGTATTGGTTCATCCGAGGCGAAAATCTTTGCTGCCCAGAAAATGATCCTGCTGGACAAGGGTGTTAACCGGGAAATGATGGAGGCCATTGAAAATAAGGATCTTAATGCCGAGACGGCAGTAGCAACCACCTTGGAGGCCTATGAAACGCGATTGCTCAGTGTGGACAACGAATATATCAAAAATGATGCCTCAGATATCGGGGAGATTAAGCGTAGGTTATTAGACGTCTTAAGAAATATGAACCCGTCCTTTCAGTGTGCCGGTCAAGAACACTGTCAGCGCGGCCGGAACCGTATTGTGGTTGCGGAGGAACTCACGCCCAGCCTCACTTTGGAATTGAATACCGGACAAATCAAGGGATTTGTGACAGAGCGCGGAGGCAAGGCTTCTCATGCGGCCATCCTGGCCAGAGCACTAGGCATCCCTGCAGTAAGCGGTCTCAAGAATATCCACAGCCTCCTCGATTGTGGAACCGAAGTCCTGATTAATGGCGAGACAGGAGAAGTTGTTATTTGGCCCGGCGAGGAAACCATCTCTAAAATACCTTCGCTGCAGCGCATCGAAGTCCGGAGGTCACAGATTGTCGAGCCTGTGGCAGGGTTTAAGGTAATGGCTAATATCAGCCTTTCGTCGGATGTGGTTGAGGCAAAGGATATGCAGACCGAGGGAATCGGCTTGTATCGGACGGAGTTTGAATTTATGTCCAGTGAAAAAATCCGGGACGGTTCAAAATAGTCCATTTTCTTGTGAAACCTTGCGACCTGTAGTGAGCTTTTAGCCCCGTAGGGGCGTATTTATAGCAAGATGCCAACCCTTACATCTCAAGCCCCGTAGGGGCGACATATGTAAAAACATATCGCTTCTACGGAGCTTTAACCTTTAACAACATGGTTGTGCCTGGGGAACTATAAATATTCCGCCCCGCTGGGGCTATTGTCGATAATTTTTAGTCGCAAGCTTTCACAGTAAGGTGAACCGTCCCAAAAATCCTAAAAGAAGACGAGCAATTTGAACGCTATACTGCCGTGCTAAAGGCCATGGACGGGAAGCCGGTTAATTTTAGACTTCTGGATATAGGAAGCGATAAGTCTCTCTCTTTTTTGGATATGCCGCGGGAAGAAAATCCATCCCTGGGTTGCCGGGGAGCGCGCTTTCTTTTGGAAAGGCCGGACCTTTTAAAAACTCAGGCGCGGGCTTTGGCCAGGGCCTCTCTCCATGGTCCCGTTAATGTAATGTATCCTATGATTACAGATATTGAACAGTTCCGTAAGCTAAAGAACATGTTTAATGAGGCCATAGCCGATTTAGCCGGGGGAGAGATAAATCACGGCCTTATGTTTGAAGTGGTTTCAGCCGCCTTACAGGCACGGGAAATTTTAAAAATAGCCGATTTTGGGAGCATCGGAAGCAACGATCTTATTCAGTATCTGTTTGCGGTGGATCGTGATAATGAGCGGGTTGCCTATGACTATGACCCTAACAGAGATGTTTTCTGGTCATTGATAGGTGAGATAGCCAGAGCCGCATCTGAAATGGGGAAACCTCTGTCGATCTGCGGAGAATTGGCTGGAGAGCCTAAATACATTCCAAAGCTTATTGAGCTTGGGATGCGAATAGTCAGCGTCAGCCCACGACTTATCCCGAAAGTGCGGATGGCGGCAAAGCAATCGCTTGGGGCAAAGAAGGAGTAATGTAAGGGATGGTTAAGAAGAGATATCTAATTGATTTAGAAGGGATTGATATTAAAGAGATCCCGGAATCGTTTTGGGAAGATATTGCCGATATGGAAATTCAGAAGGACCTGATTAATAAAAAGATATTTCATCCTCAACTGGGTGGCCACCTAAGGCCCTAAGATGATAATAACTCCTCAGGGATATCTTCTCCCCCCGTGGTTAAAGGTCTGAGGGCTGTTTCGTTTATTAGATCGGCAAGGTTCTTATCTCTGCCAGCCCTTTTGGCTATCTTTTTGGTTAGCTCGATTTCAGAGTTAGACATGGTCTTTAGAAGCTCCATAATATCCAACTCATCTTTTTTCCCGCCGGCCCTTAATTTCATGGCAATAAGATACGGTTTGGGTAAAACAGGCACAGGAAGCCCTTCGATGAAATCAGAATGAATTAAACCCTCGGCTTCCCATTTGTATTGGGCAAGAAGAATGTCTATCCGGGGATATTCTTCCTTCCTATCATCCAGAAAGATTACATCGTGCCTTAAAGGATCGGATAAATCCCTGGAGGCCTCA
This bacterium DNA region includes the following protein-coding sequences:
- a CDS encoding phosphoglycerate kinase produces the protein MVNRPKNPKSEIRRETVFNKLTVEDIDLAGKKVLMRVDFNVPLQQGQVVDDYKIKAALPTINYCLQQGASLILMSHLGRPKGRECDKYSLMPAAKRLGELLNQEVLMISDCVGEEARRELEEMAPGGVALLENLRFYEEEEKNDPAFSQELAALADLYVNDAFGTAHRAHASTVGVTKYFAQAAAGFLMKSEFEHMETVRTDPERPLVAIIGGAKISTKLKEIKILLTKVDTLLLGGGMSFTFLKAQGMPVGNSLVEEDMIEEAGLILEQAKERGVPLVFPFDSVIVRSIDSPAERRIVPEDGILEGWIGVDIGPVTITEFGQVIQEARTIIWNGPVGIFEVPEFARGTEEIARLVANCSAKSIVGGGESAAAIIKLGLQDKISHISTGGGASLEFLEGKELPGITALTDK
- a CDS encoding nitroreductase family protein, with the translated sequence MIRDLILKNRSYRRFYQEEAVEPETLRELVDLARLSASSANKQPLKYILSCDPQKNALIFPHLAWAGYLKDWPGPCDGEKPSAYIIILGDTEISQSFSCDYGIAAQNILLGATEKGLGGCMIGSIQRQELRKTLEIPSSYEILLVLALGRPREEVVIETAGPTGDIKYWRDSEGIHHVPKRPLDDIIVG
- a CDS encoding CpsB/CapC family capsule biosynthesis tyrosine phosphatase; protein product: MIDIHAHILPGLDDGVRSIDEAVEIIKQAERGGIKIIVATPHLIWGTAYAPSRETIEKGMKELQSRLSPACRHVTFLSGAELYLDGTQDINRILKEDPITLNNQNYLLIEFPLHQVPPNTREIVTAFLNEGIIPIIAHPERNKDILDKPNLLFELIEQGAVSQLDGGSLLGHHGRRAKKWAEIFLVHHLVQVIASDVHFFLPGDVPYLYLAYERAVDLIGERAAKIKVITNPKRIIEGKEIRHLPPPIPYEEEDISGI
- a CDS encoding phosphoenolpyruvate-utilizing N-terminal domain-containing protein; amino-acid sequence: MTEDRRQRTDEQKISAETHFTGIPISGGIVVARVCLFNERRHSKLPLYKVTGKGQNREKARLKRAVKIAADRLEALKKDVAERIGSSEAKIFAAQKMILLDKGVNREMMEAIENKDLNAETAVATTLEAYETRLLSVDNEYIKNDASDIGEIKRRLLDVLRNMNPSFQCAGQEHCQRGRNRIVVAEELTPSLTLELNTGQIKGFVTERGGKASHAAILARALGIPAVSGLKNIHSLLDCGTEVLINGETGEVVIWPGEETISKIPSLQRIEVRRSQIVEPVAGFKVMANISLSSDVVEAKDMQTEGIGLYRTEFEFMSSEKIRDGSK
- a CDS encoding putative PEP-binding protein; its protein translation is MLKEDEQFERYTAVLKAMDGKPVNFRLLDIGSDKSLSFLDMPREENPSLGCRGARFLLERPDLLKTQARALARASLHGPVNVMYPMITDIEQFRKLKNMFNEAIADLAGGEINHGLMFEVVSAALQAREILKIADFGSIGSNDLIQYLFAVDRDNERVAYDYDPNRDVFWSLIGEIARAASEMGKPLSICGELAGEPKYIPKLIELGMRIVSVSPRLIPKVRMAAKQSLGAKKE
- the tpiA gene encoding triose-phosphate isomerase, whose amino-acid sequence is MRRPIMAANWKMNKIRPEAVELAEGLVKQLKDVSEVEIVLCPPFTALGEVADVIEGSRLALGAQNMYYQPAGAYTGEVSGAMLVDLGCQYVIIGHSERREYFHEDNELINLKVKAALGCGLSPILCVGERLFERQAGKAEEVVYEHLTAGLKGITRQEMLKVVIAYEPVWAIGTGQTATPKDAETMHLFIRKTLTQMYDQKLAQAVRIQYGGSVKPENIEALMAEPDIDGALVGGASLEIDSFSRIVRFNVLA
- a CDS encoding FAD-dependent oxidoreductase; the encoded protein is MPVEEAKLYELIIIGAGPAGMTAAVGGVFIEIGLMPNTEFVGDVVELNHDREIVVDCGCRTSVPGIFAAGDVTTVPEKQIIVAAGEGAKAILGAYRYLLKKTEDR
- a CDS encoding MBL fold metallo-hydrolase, translating into MELKILTVGDLETNCYLLADRATGQAVVIDPGDDADRILKAQQDSKAKLVYIINTHGHGDHIGANSAVASATGAKILIHRADAPKLNEPYLNLSSTFGWEIVSPPADRILEDGDIIWLGELKIEVIYTPGHTEGGITLKVNQSLFTGDTLFASGIGRTDLPGGSYQTLISSIKNRLLIFPDETVIYPGHGGSSTIGRERRDNPFILNPVTNLCENQ